In Rariglobus hedericola, the following proteins share a genomic window:
- a CDS encoding branched-chain amino acid ABC transporter permease: MTELLQQLINGLSLGAIYALIALGYTMIYGVLRFINFAHSEVFMVGAFVGCYIGRLAGSVTWWSGFGALGAAMLVCGILGFIIEKIAYRPLRGAPVLNVLITAIGVSLFLQYGGQLVFGATPRTFPELFPVRHFRLGGLDVSSNQVIVMIVTVVLLVALQLIVKHTRLGTAMRAVALNPQAAQLVGINTGTVFSFTFVIGSALAGAGGVLYAMNYPSIDPLMGVMPGLKAFVAAILGGIGSIPGAALGGLLLGSAETLVSGSQFSTYKDAIAFGILILILLLRPSGLLGRPGVEKV; the protein is encoded by the coding sequence GTGACCGAATTACTCCAACAGCTCATCAACGGTCTCTCCCTCGGAGCGATCTACGCGCTCATCGCGCTGGGCTACACGATGATTTACGGGGTCCTGCGCTTCATTAATTTTGCGCACTCCGAGGTCTTCATGGTCGGGGCCTTCGTCGGTTGCTACATCGGCCGGCTCGCCGGCTCGGTCACGTGGTGGAGCGGCTTCGGCGCACTCGGCGCCGCCATGCTCGTCTGCGGCATCCTCGGTTTCATCATCGAAAAAATCGCCTACCGTCCCCTGCGCGGCGCGCCCGTGCTCAACGTCCTCATCACCGCCATCGGCGTATCGTTGTTTCTCCAATACGGCGGACAACTCGTCTTCGGCGCCACCCCGCGCACCTTCCCCGAGCTCTTTCCCGTGCGCCACTTCCGGCTCGGCGGACTCGATGTCTCCAGCAACCAGGTCATCGTGATGATCGTCACCGTTGTCCTGCTCGTCGCGCTGCAACTGATCGTCAAACACACGCGGCTCGGCACCGCCATGCGTGCCGTCGCGCTCAACCCGCAGGCCGCCCAGCTCGTCGGCATCAACACCGGCACGGTTTTCTCGTTCACGTTTGTGATCGGCTCAGCACTCGCCGGTGCGGGCGGCGTTCTCTACGCGATGAACTACCCGTCCATTGATCCGCTCATGGGCGTTATGCCCGGCCTCAAGGCGTTCGTCGCTGCCATCCTCGGCGGCATCGGCAGCATCCCCGGCGCCGCCCTCGGCGGACTCCTCCTCGGCTCAGCGGAAACGCTCGTCAGCGGCAGTCAGTTTTCCACTTATAAGGACGCCATCGCGTTCGGCATCCTCATCTTGATTTTACTCCTCCGCCCCTCCGGCCTCCTCGGCCGGCCCGGCGTGGAGAAAGTGTAG
- a CDS encoding ABC transporter substrate-binding protein, which translates to MPLLPRKTALLLSSLAAALAFAGCAPKDASAPTTVKIGNLASITGKDASFGQSSTKATRLAIDEINAAGGVLGQQIELIFEDTQSKPGEAAMVVKKLVTRDHVVALIGEVISSRSIEAASVAQTLKIPMLTPTATNPAVTATGDYIFRACFIDPFQGKVLAKFARDDLGSKRAAVLTSTSSSYSTGLSKVFVEQYTEAGGEVVADQKFAEGDKDFKAALTAIRAANPDVIFVPAYYTEASLIAKQARELGITVPLLGGDGWEAPELFEIAGDAVEGCYYSTHFSADSTDPKLQAFVARYRARYDGATPDCMAALGYDAAYLLVDALRRAGSTDPVKIKDALAATRGFEGITGRIDMGPDRNASKPATILKIQNRKPVYVKTIAP; encoded by the coding sequence ATGCCTTTGCTCCCTCGGAAAACGGCCCTTTTGCTCAGCTCCCTTGCCGCCGCCCTGGCATTCGCCGGTTGCGCCCCCAAAGACGCCTCCGCCCCTACCACCGTCAAAATCGGCAACCTCGCTTCCATCACCGGCAAGGACGCCTCCTTCGGCCAGTCCTCCACCAAAGCCACCCGTCTGGCCATCGACGAGATCAACGCCGCCGGCGGCGTCCTCGGCCAGCAAATCGAACTCATTTTCGAGGACACCCAGTCCAAACCCGGCGAAGCCGCCATGGTGGTTAAAAAACTCGTCACCCGCGACCACGTCGTCGCCTTGATCGGCGAGGTCATCTCCAGTCGCTCCATCGAAGCCGCCAGCGTCGCCCAGACGTTGAAGATCCCGATGCTCACCCCCACGGCCACCAACCCGGCCGTCACCGCGACCGGCGATTATATTTTCCGCGCCTGCTTCATCGACCCGTTCCAGGGCAAAGTGCTCGCCAAGTTCGCCCGCGATGACCTCGGCTCGAAACGCGCGGCCGTGCTCACGTCCACGTCTTCGTCCTACAGCACAGGCCTCTCCAAGGTGTTCGTTGAACAGTATACCGAGGCGGGCGGCGAAGTCGTCGCCGACCAAAAATTTGCCGAGGGCGACAAGGACTTCAAAGCCGCGCTCACCGCCATCCGCGCCGCAAACCCCGACGTGATTTTCGTGCCCGCCTACTACACCGAGGCCTCGCTCATCGCGAAACAGGCCCGCGAGCTCGGCATCACCGTTCCACTTCTCGGCGGCGACGGCTGGGAAGCCCCCGAATTGTTCGAAATCGCCGGCGACGCCGTCGAGGGCTGCTATTACTCGACGCATTTTTCCGCCGATTCGACCGATCCAAAGCTCCAGGCCTTCGTCGCCCGCTATCGCGCTCGCTACGACGGCGCCACGCCCGACTGCATGGCTGCGCTTGGCTACGACGCCGCCTACCTGTTAGTGGACGCCCTGCGCCGCGCCGGTTCGACCGACCCTGTAAAAATCAAAGACGCCCTCGCCGCCACCCGTGGCTTTGAAGGAATCACCGGCCGCATCGACATGGGGCCCGACCGCAACGCCAGCAAACCCGCAACCATCCTCAAAATCCAAAACCGAAAGCCGGTCTACGTGAAGACGATCGCCCCGTAA
- a CDS encoding TIGR02466 family protein, whose protein sequence is MPIKAWFPTFIYVEPLQPKGLPRINDDLADECHQLRDYDDAGRAWSTKNYPGGYTSYASMNQLHAFSSTFGNLEKKLTKHVRAYAKHLDMDLRGRSIRMTDCWVNIMPPTAAHSLHLHPNSFISGTYYVRTPKGCSGLKFEDPRLSKFMAAPPKLPTVRDENRAYTTYPAEAGNVILFESWLRHEVAANRVDEERISISFNYAWA, encoded by the coding sequence ATGCCCATCAAAGCCTGGTTTCCCACCTTCATTTACGTCGAACCGCTCCAGCCCAAGGGCCTCCCGCGCATCAACGACGACCTCGCCGACGAATGCCACCAGCTCCGCGATTACGATGATGCCGGTCGCGCCTGGTCCACGAAAAACTACCCCGGCGGCTACACCAGCTACGCCTCGATGAACCAGCTCCATGCGTTCTCCAGCACGTTCGGCAATCTGGAGAAAAAGCTCACCAAACACGTCCGCGCCTACGCCAAGCACCTCGACATGGATCTCCGCGGCCGCTCCATCCGCATGACCGATTGCTGGGTCAACATCATGCCGCCCACCGCCGCCCACTCGCTGCACCTGCACCCGAATTCCTTCATCAGCGGCACCTATTATGTGCGCACGCCGAAGGGCTGCTCCGGCCTCAAGTTCGAAGACCCACGCCTGAGCAAGTTCATGGCCGCCCCGCCCAAGCTCCCCACGGTGCGCGACGAAAACCGCGCCTACACCACTTACCCCGCCGAGGCCGGCAACGTGATCCTCTTCGAAAGCTGGCTCCGCCACGAAGTCGCCGCGAACCGCGTCGACGAGGAACGCATCAGCATCAGCTTCAACTACGCGTGGGCGTGA
- a CDS encoding LptF/LptG family permease produces MNLIDRYLLREWLKMLGLVLGATLGLLLMQALYDDFRDLLANGAQFNDLAIYYMIKLPSYLSVVLPLALLVSLLYTLGLMHRNHEITALRAAGVGIFKITRSIWLAGVVLCGVTWYINATVIPWSVEESRVIRSNLAFRNQAQSLSVDRVGVKPSVAFDNRHDGRMWFFNRYSQFTHRGYGVTVVELDVHRREKSRLLASEAWLDAKRGGWVFRDGREITINPDGGEVEATTQFGEKVRKDFHEDPALMLIFDARPQDLSFTELRAIIEYFSLDDNPKLTAYQVRYYNVLAETLGPLIIIALAIPFAVSGVRVNPVVGVSKSLGLFVVYFILLKTCGTLGGREVIPPLWAALFPSLAMLGAGLVFLVRVR; encoded by the coding sequence TTGAATCTCATCGACCGATACCTTTTGCGCGAATGGCTGAAGATGCTCGGGCTCGTGCTGGGCGCGACACTCGGGTTGTTGCTCATGCAGGCGCTCTACGACGACTTCCGCGATCTGCTGGCCAATGGAGCGCAGTTTAACGATCTGGCGATCTACTACATGATCAAGCTGCCGAGCTACCTCTCGGTCGTGCTGCCGTTGGCGCTGCTGGTATCGCTCCTTTATACGCTGGGCCTGATGCACCGGAACCATGAGATCACCGCGTTGCGCGCGGCGGGCGTGGGGATTTTTAAGATCACGCGCAGCATCTGGCTGGCGGGCGTGGTGCTGTGCGGAGTGACCTGGTATATCAACGCAACGGTCATCCCGTGGTCGGTCGAGGAGTCGCGGGTCATTCGCAGTAACCTCGCGTTTCGTAATCAGGCGCAAAGCCTCTCCGTGGACCGCGTGGGCGTGAAGCCGAGCGTGGCCTTTGATAACCGTCATGACGGACGCATGTGGTTTTTTAACCGTTACAGCCAGTTCACGCATCGTGGGTATGGCGTCACGGTGGTGGAGCTCGATGTGCATCGCCGTGAAAAAAGCCGTTTGCTGGCCAGCGAGGCGTGGCTGGACGCGAAGCGGGGCGGCTGGGTGTTCCGCGACGGGCGCGAGATCACCATCAATCCCGATGGCGGCGAGGTGGAGGCGACCACGCAGTTTGGCGAAAAAGTGCGCAAGGACTTCCATGAAGATCCGGCGCTGATGCTGATTTTTGATGCGCGTCCGCAGGACCTGTCATTCACCGAGCTAAGGGCGATCATCGAGTATTTCTCGCTGGATGATAATCCGAAGCTGACGGCGTATCAGGTGCGGTATTACAACGTGCTGGCGGAGACGCTGGGGCCGCTGATCATCATCGCGCTGGCAATCCCGTTTGCGGTGAGCGGCGTGCGCGTGAATCCGGTCGTGGGCGTGTCCAAGTCGCTCGGACTCTTCGTCGTTTATTTTATCCTGCTGAAAACCTGTGGCACGCTGGGTGGCCGTGAGGTGATTCCGCCGTTATGGGCGGCGCTTTTTCCGAGTCTGGCGATGCTGGGAGCGGGGTTGGTCTTTTTGGTGCGGGTCAGGTGA